The region CTTGATTGGAGGCGGAGCTGGTGCCACTGCTGCAGGCAAGGCAGCAGGTAAAGCCGCGATTGAGGCCACGGCGTCGACGTTGGCCAAGACTGGTTTTGAGGGTGCTGCCaaggtcatcatcaccaatgtTGGAAAGAGTGCGGCGGGAGCTGTCACAACCGGTAGTTTGGCATCGCTTGTTCAGGGTGCTAGCAAGTAAGTTTGTGTCTCTTGCGATCTTATTGGTCACACCTCTAACTCATGGGCTTAGAAAcgtcttcaacaacacccccaacgTCAAGGAACCCGAGCCCAAGCCACCCAAAGTGAGAAAGGTGACGCAGAACCAAGACGCCAGGGCCAAGGATTTGATCCAGGACCTCAAGGCCTTTGTCCTCCAGTACCCTCTCTACTGGCTCAACGACGCCTACGCGCAAGTCCATCTCTACTGGGATCCCGTTGTCATTGCCGGCTTGCCTTGGGACCCAGCGAATCAAGCTGTGCAGGGACAGTATCAGGCCTTtcagcagaagaagacagGGAACCCAGCGTTGAACGAGAAGCCGTTAAGTCAAAAGATCTATGAGGAGCTCAAGCAGATTGTTGATGACCACAACAATGGAGTACAGCTTGGGGGGAACAAGCAGAAGATTCTGGACATGATTATCAAGAAGGAGCCTGGGGGATTTAATGCAGTTtggggtgaggttgagtCGGAGATGAATCTGAGGAATCTGAGGCTGCAGAGCTTCAGCGAGCTGATGATTTTGGAGGTTGAGTTTATGGATTAAGTGTGGAACGAACGGATGAATTTGCCGGGCGGGCGAGTTTCAAGGTTTGGGATTGTGTTGGCATATCGTAATATGTATGATAGAAGCAGATGGAAGAAGGCCGTGGTGCGGTGACTTGCTCGGAAACTGTTGATTATACGTCCTTTGGGTGTCAATATCCAACTGCAAATAAACAAGAGAATTAGACTTTCTGGCTCAATAGCGATGACCTTGTAATTCACTTGGGCAGATACCAGAAAGAGGTGCGTTGACATACTttgaggtggaagaggagtaCACCCACTTCAGGTTCGAAGGACACTCTTGGAGAGGGAATGATGGGGCAGCATATTCATGGTTGTGAGGTGTGTGTCAGGAGATTGATGCAATCATGCGTGTTTTAACCAGACGTAAGTCTTGAAGGAGCTGTCACGGAGTGATGTTTAATGGCCACCTACCTTATACAGATACAAGTCACAGTAGAGTCAGGGCTGGCTGGGGATTAGCTTTACAGGTGGATTATGTGCTTTTATGCTCGTACATGAAATGATTGAAGGCTATCCAAGTGACTGTACCAACCCCTTTCAACACAAGTCCGTCACCACCTCGAATCCTCTCCATGTCTCTCATCCTTCATGGAAACTCGTTATCCATCCAGGTCTTGAAGTTGGCGCACATTTCGTCCGTCCAGAGGGGGTGCGCCGGGTCTGGGTTCTGCTGAGTCCAGGGGGGCATTTGCTTCGGCATAGACTTGTTCTTCACACGCACATAGATCTTGGTGGCGTTGTCAGCCACGTCATCCTTGTTGCTCAGATCGAAGCCACCAGCGTTGAGCATGCAATCCACGTCGCTCGGGAGGAAGTAATCCTTGATGGTGCCTTCCCAGGTAACAGGAGCGGCGGTCGCTGTTGGCTCAGCTTGGGGCTCGCTGGTAGGTGTCAGCCATGGTGCTTGTTGATGAGACGTGCAAATCAGATCGAACTTACACTGGGGGGTTTGTCTCTGGGTTTGTTTCTGAGGCCATGATGCTTTGGATGAGGGCTTTTTGGAATGATAGctgttgatggggatgtgTTCTTTGTCTCGGTGTGTGGAGAGATTCAAGTCTGAGAAATCTGAGAAGCTTCCCTGGTAAAATAGTTGTGGCTGTCTGCACTTTAGTCATAAAATGTTGAGATATGTTCATGTTCCGGAGTCAATGCCCCGAGTATCCTTGCTGGATTAGAGTGAACTGAGGCTGGCTGAGAGAGAATGGTCTGAGAACATTTCAGCGTGCAGCGAAGGCCTAGATTCCTCTGGGCACTGTTGGTCTGGAAGTTGACGCTAAAAGTTGATGTCGGCACACGATAGTAGAAGTCCACAGAGACATGATAGGGCGCTGCATGGCATATTGGGCGGGGTGAAGCGAAAAAGGCATAGCATCTTGTCTTGTGTCTAGCTAAGTGTCGGGACGGGCCACTCCCGTGACTGGTGAGTTGACGGATTTGGTTAACACCCGAGTTTTTGGCAATAGTTATCGGGAGCCGTAAACTGCTTTCGTCAGCGGTAATGCCCCCTCTCTCAGTGGCTGTCGTGAGACAAGCTGAACATGCAGGGCCGCCCAATCAGAGCTTGACTGGGCATCATACCGACACCAGCAAAGAGCATCTAGACTGCATGTGCTCAATTTTTGTTAATTGAGCCGGATTGAAGCGGGCTTTCTCATCATTGTGATGGTGACATGAATGTACAGGAACCAAC is a window of Podospora pseudopauciseta strain CBS 411.78 chromosome 1, whole genome shotgun sequence DNA encoding:
- a CDS encoding hypothetical protein (EggNog:ENOG503PGIZ; COG:Q), with product MNISQHFMTKVQTATTILPGKLLRFLRLESLHTPRQRTHPHQQLSFQKALIQSIMASETNPETNPPVEPQAEPTATAAPVTWEGTIKDYFLPSDVDCMLNAGGFDLSNKDDVADNATKIYVRVKNKSMPKQMPPWTQQNPDPAHPLWTDEMCANFKTWMDNEFP
- a CDS encoding hypothetical protein (COG:S; EggNog:ENOG503P61G) — encoded protein: MGFFDSIANAFSRDGIATRILEKVPVVGYGVAGVQALAGNTEHAKRALATSTNSLITTAGAVGGMVVGGPAGAIAGGAAASTIGLGTEYAISTTINDKDVKGDVGEVTVQRVVTDMAIGGVSGLIGGGAGATAAGKAAGKAAIEATASTLAKTGFEGAAKVIITNVGKSAAGAVTTGSLASLVQGASKNVFNNTPNVKEPEPKPPKVRKVTQNQDARAKDLIQDLKAFVLQYPLYWLNDAYAQVHLYWDPVVIAGLPWDPANQAVQGQYQAFQQKKTGNPALNEKPLSQKIYEELKQIVDDHNNGVQLGGNKQKILDMIIKKEPGGFNAVWGEVESEMNLRNLRLQSFSELMILEVEFMD